A stretch of the Chitinophaga sp. Cy-1792 genome encodes the following:
- a CDS encoding (Fe-S)-binding protein translates to MKVALFIPCYIDAIYPEAGIATHELLERFGVEVVYPLNQTCCGQPMANEGDNANSAAAEQLFVENFKGFDYIVGPAGSCVKHVRQHFDAIPQTEAVTQVRNNTWELVEFLHDVLGVSAFPWAYFRYKASLHNSCSSIRGLHIAQPSEHMGPYFNKSEKLLQMVEGLELVQLDRPDECCGFGGTFCVTDEAVSARMGLDRIHDYLRHEAEFIISPDMSCLMHQQGIARKAGMHLKFIHIAQVLNGGPF, encoded by the coding sequence ATGAAGGTAGCGCTGTTCATACCTTGTTACATTGATGCTATTTATCCTGAGGCAGGAATAGCCACCCATGAGCTATTGGAGCGTTTTGGTGTAGAAGTGGTATACCCCCTGAATCAGACCTGTTGCGGCCAGCCTATGGCCAATGAAGGCGACAACGCCAACTCCGCAGCCGCCGAACAGCTATTTGTGGAAAATTTTAAAGGGTTCGATTATATCGTAGGGCCGGCAGGCAGTTGTGTAAAGCATGTGCGTCAGCATTTTGATGCCATCCCCCAAACGGAAGCAGTTACACAGGTACGCAACAATACCTGGGAGCTGGTAGAGTTTCTGCACGATGTGCTGGGTGTCAGCGCCTTTCCATGGGCTTATTTCCGGTATAAAGCTAGTCTGCATAACAGTTGCAGTTCTATTCGCGGCCTTCACATAGCGCAGCCCAGCGAACATATGGGCCCGTATTTCAACAAAAGTGAGAAGCTGCTGCAAATGGTGGAAGGGCTGGAGCTGGTGCAGCTGGACCGCCCCGACGAATGTTGTGGTTTTGGTGGCACCTTTTGCGTGACAGATGAAGCAGTAAGCGCCCGTATGGGGCTGGACCGAATCCATGATTATCTCAGGCATGAAGCGGAGTTTATCATTTCTCCGGATATGTCGTGCCTGATGCACCAGCAGGGCATTGCCAGGAAAGCCGGCATGCACCTGAAGTTTATACACATTGCACAGGTATTGAACGGAGGACCTTTTTAA
- a CDS encoding SDR family oxidoreductase, with translation MDLSLKGKTALICGSSQGIGLATAVELSLLGANCILLARNEERLKAALSTLHTGHGQHHSYEIADFSDINEVISVANELAAGKPIHIVINNTGGPASGPILEAETQAFANTFEQHVLCNQVLAQALVPGMITAGYGRIINIISTSVKAPLKNLGVSNTVRWAVASWAKTLANEVAEHGITVNNVLPGSTSTGRLASLFEAGAKKNNTTAEKVAEEAKKEIPMKRFGTPEEVAALAAFLCSPAASYITGTSIAVDGGKTPVM, from the coding sequence ATGGATCTCTCATTAAAAGGTAAGACAGCCTTGATTTGCGGCAGCTCGCAGGGCATTGGACTGGCTACAGCGGTAGAGCTATCGCTGCTTGGTGCCAATTGTATCCTGCTGGCAAGAAATGAGGAACGATTAAAAGCGGCCTTATCCACACTGCATACTGGTCACGGTCAGCATCACAGTTATGAGATCGCTGATTTTTCCGATATCAATGAGGTGATCAGCGTAGCAAATGAGCTGGCGGCTGGTAAACCCATTCATATTGTGATCAACAATACCGGCGGGCCGGCATCCGGGCCTATCCTGGAAGCTGAAACACAGGCTTTTGCCAATACCTTTGAACAGCATGTACTTTGCAATCAGGTGCTGGCGCAGGCATTGGTGCCAGGCATGATCACCGCAGGCTATGGCCGCATCATCAATATCATTTCTACTTCAGTAAAAGCGCCGCTGAAAAACCTGGGCGTATCCAATACCGTACGCTGGGCAGTAGCCTCCTGGGCAAAGACACTCGCCAACGAGGTCGCTGAACATGGCATTACCGTGAATAACGTACTGCCAGGCAGCACCAGTACAGGCCGACTGGCATCCCTCTTTGAAGCAGGCGCCAAAAAGAATAATACTACCGCAGAAAAGGTAGCCGAAGAAGCGAAGAAGGAAATTCCTATGAAGCGCTTTGGCACACCGGAAGAAGTAGCGGCACTGGCTGCTTTCCTCTGCTCTCCTGCTGCCAGCTATATCACTGGCACCAGTATCGCCGTTGATGGCGGGAAAACTCCCGTGATGTAA
- a CDS encoding acyltransferase family protein: MTQPSQRFLPLDVFRGLTVCFMIIVNTGGTGGVYDPLEHAAWHGFTPTDLVFPSFLFAVGNAMSFTMRKFANMPQSEVLGKIFKRTAIIFLLGFLMYWFPFVHHSEEGIVFTKFEYTRVFGVLQRIALCYCFASLLIYYCSKRVVITVSAVLLLGYWAVLWFFGTPGDQYGIHGNAGLALDKFLLGDNHLYHGEGFPFDPEGLLSTFPAIVNVVGGYYTGLFVQKAGKTLPGIGRLVMAGVALIALALLWNTVFPINKKLWTSSYVFLTVGIDLLILSLLIYIIDILHVTFGTGFFTVFGKNPLFLYLLSEVLAILLYFFMIGNVNAYTWINEHIFQAISPGKFGSLLFSLGYMLLCWLVGFILDKKKIYVRV; the protein is encoded by the coding sequence ATGACACAGCCCTCCCAAAGATTCCTGCCCCTGGATGTTTTCCGTGGCCTGACGGTATGTTTTATGATTATCGTTAACACAGGAGGCACCGGCGGGGTATATGACCCATTGGAACATGCCGCCTGGCATGGTTTTACGCCAACAGACCTTGTATTTCCGTCCTTCCTTTTTGCTGTAGGTAATGCGATGAGCTTTACCATGCGCAAGTTTGCCAATATGCCACAGTCGGAAGTACTGGGCAAAATCTTTAAACGAACCGCTATTATTTTTCTGCTGGGATTTCTGATGTACTGGTTTCCGTTTGTACATCATAGTGAAGAAGGGATTGTATTCACCAAATTTGAATATACCCGTGTATTTGGCGTTTTACAGCGTATTGCCCTGTGCTACTGCTTTGCATCACTGCTGATCTACTATTGCAGTAAACGTGTAGTTATTACCGTTAGTGCCGTATTATTGCTGGGCTATTGGGCCGTGCTATGGTTCTTCGGCACTCCTGGCGACCAGTATGGCATTCATGGAAATGCCGGCCTGGCACTCGACAAATTCCTGCTGGGCGACAATCACCTGTACCATGGCGAGGGTTTTCCTTTTGATCCGGAAGGCTTGCTGAGTACTTTCCCTGCAATTGTCAACGTAGTGGGTGGTTACTATACAGGTTTGTTTGTGCAGAAAGCAGGCAAAACACTTCCTGGCATTGGCCGCCTCGTAATGGCAGGTGTAGCGCTGATCGCACTGGCCTTACTCTGGAATACCGTATTCCCTATCAATAAAAAACTCTGGACCAGCTCCTATGTATTTCTTACTGTAGGCATAGATCTGCTGATATTATCGCTCTTAATCTACATCATCGATATTTTACACGTTACCTTCGGAACAGGTTTCTTTACCGTATTCGGGAAGAACCCGCTATTTCTCTACTTATTGTCGGAAGTACTGGCGATATTGCTATACTTCTTTATGATTGGTAACGTGAATGCCTATACGTGGATTAATGAACATATTTTCCAGGCTATCTCTCCCGGGAAATTCGGTTCATTACTATTTTCTCTCGGCTATATGCTGCTCTGCTGGCTGGTGGGTTTCATCCTGGACAAGAAGAAAATTTACGTTCGGGTATAA
- a CDS encoding glycoside hydrolase family 2 TIM barrel-domain containing protein, translating to MYKAFLFHVLMVTVLCIGCTRPERKVWTTKEATDWYAKQPWLRGTDFIPSTAINQLEMWQAATFDTATIDRELGYAEGIGLNSVRVYLHHIAWQQDPQGFKQRMDKYLSIADKHHISTLFVFFDDCWNDHPQAGTQPAPKPGIHNSGWVRDPGSDILGEKGKLLMDTLHQYVTDVLNTFKDDKRVVMWDVYNEPGNSGYGDSSMNLLQHVFSWGREVALTQPLTAGVWDPHLVNLNAFQLETSDVITYHNYNDEKAHQEAIDSLRKYNKPLICTEYMARTRGSHFANILPLLHDQHIGAYSWGLVSGKTNTKYAWSDPKPDGSEPAVWFHDIFHPDGSPYDSSEVQLIRKITGVSK from the coding sequence ATGTATAAAGCATTCCTTTTCCACGTTTTAATGGTTACTGTCCTGTGCATTGGATGCACCAGGCCCGAAAGAAAAGTATGGACAACAAAAGAAGCGACCGACTGGTACGCAAAACAGCCCTGGCTCCGGGGTACGGATTTTATTCCCAGCACAGCCATCAATCAGCTGGAAATGTGGCAGGCCGCTACATTTGATACCGCTACTATCGACAGGGAACTGGGATATGCGGAAGGCATCGGACTTAATTCCGTAAGGGTATACCTGCACCACATCGCCTGGCAGCAGGACCCGCAGGGATTTAAGCAAAGGATGGACAAATACCTCAGCATCGCTGATAAACACCACATTTCCACCTTGTTCGTGTTTTTTGATGACTGCTGGAACGACCACCCGCAGGCAGGCACGCAACCAGCGCCTAAGCCAGGCATCCACAACTCCGGCTGGGTGCGTGATCCCGGATCTGATATCCTTGGTGAAAAAGGCAAACTGCTGATGGATACCCTGCATCAGTACGTCACTGATGTACTCAATACCTTTAAGGATGATAAGCGTGTTGTGATGTGGGACGTTTACAACGAGCCCGGTAACTCCGGCTACGGCGACTCCAGCATGAACCTGCTGCAACATGTTTTCAGCTGGGGGAGGGAAGTGGCTTTAACGCAACCACTGACTGCCGGTGTCTGGGACCCTCACCTGGTAAACCTGAACGCATTTCAGCTGGAAACTTCCGATGTAATTACCTATCATAACTATAACGATGAAAAAGCGCACCAGGAGGCGATTGATAGTCTGCGCAAGTACAATAAGCCATTGATTTGTACAGAATATATGGCACGTACCCGGGGCAGCCATTTTGCCAATATCCTGCCTTTGCTGCATGATCAGCATATCGGCGCCTACAGCTGGGGGCTGGTTTCCGGTAAAACCAATACCAAATACGCCTGGAGCGATCCTAAGCCTGATGGCAGCGAGCCGGCAGTCTGGTTCCATGATATTTTTCATCCGGATGGCAGTCCTTACGACAGCAGTGAAGTACAGCTGATCCGTAAAATCACAGGTGTAAGTAAGTAA